A DNA window from Helianthus annuus cultivar XRQ/B chromosome 15, HanXRQr2.0-SUNRISE, whole genome shotgun sequence contains the following coding sequences:
- the LOC110911316 gene encoding uncharacterized protein LOC110911316 isoform X2, with product MLPSTTMNILKIHGCYRPQPKVSQYSHNSRLCNASSASILSHPQFPISKTDSKLKRIRVSEIGAPLWTWKDDEEENTRSSDDLTMNGDVYQKTLRLVECSMFAALGGLTYILSSSLAIENYFGCFFALPIVFSSMRWDIVAGRKTMVATATLLLVLAGPIKAITYLLMHGFLGLAMGSLWRSKASWGVSVLVSALVRAAGAMCYVVMYSFLIRENILALLLLNCSFFVFLLHLLYALFFTRLGMKASLRLPKWFAKAI from the exons ATGCTTCCTTCAACAACCATGAACATTCTTAAAATTCATGGTTGTTATCGTCCCCAACCGAAAGTTTCTCAATATTCTCATAACTCCAGACTCTGCAATGCCTCATCAGCCTCAATACTTTCTCACCCCCAATTTCCCATTTCTAAAACCGATTCAAAGCTAAAAAGGATTCGGGTTTCGGAAATTGGAGCTCCGTTATGGACATGGAAAGACGATGAAGAAGAAAACACGCGTTCTTCTGATGACTTGACGATGAACGGAGATGTTTATCAGAAGACGTTGAGGTTGGTTGAATGTTCTATGTTTGCTGCTCTTGGTGGATTAACATATATTTTAAGCAGCTCTCTTGCGATTGAG AACTACTTTGGTTGTTTCTTTGCCTTGCCCATAGTGTTCTCGTCAATGAGATGGGATATTGTTGCTGGCCGAAAGACTATG GTGGCAACCGCTACGCTTTTGCTTGTCTTGGCTGGCCCGATAAAAGCCATAACTTACCTG CTAATGCATGGTTTTCTTGGTCTTGCCATGGGCTCTTTGTGGAGGTCAAAAGCAAGTTGGGGTGTTTCTGTGCTTGTGAGCGCACTT GTTCGAGCCGCAGGTGCAATGTGCTATGTTGTGATGTACTCATTTTTAATCAGAGAGAACATCCTTGCTTTG CTTTTACTTAATTGCAGTTTCTTTGTGTTCCTGCTACATCTTCTGTATGCCCTCTTCTTTACAAGGCTTGGAATGAAGGCTTCCTTGAGATTACCGAAATGGTTCGCTAAAGCCATTTGA
- the LOC110911315 gene encoding protein BASIC PENTACYSTEINE2 yields the protein MDDDGLNMRNWGYYEPPSFKEHLGLQLMSPIIDPRDVKPLSSSRENPFIMNPNGLSYHYPRNSMVPEPPVPMHYSRDGWIQRERILSMLPGNHNFSVIPDNSASQSMHMMQPVDCSKEMILDDYATGVGGGGGGGGDSGGSDGGQLKRTAAALTTPKQPRAKKPKKAPAPPLPKQIGNTSGQRSKSMKRSMDVVINGIDMDISGIPIPVCSCTGVPQQCYRWGCGGWQSACCTTTISMYPLPMSTKRRGARIAGRKMSQGAFKKVLEKLASEGYNFANAIDLRAHWAKHGTNKFVTIR from the coding sequence ATGGACGATGATGGATTGAATATGCGAAATTGGGGCTATTATGAACCACCTTCATTTAAGGAACACCTTGGTTTGCAACTGATGTCTCCTATAATTGACCCCCGAGACGTCAAACCTTTATCATCTTCACGGGAAAACCCGTTCATAATGAACCCTAACGGGCTGTCTTACCACTACCCTCGCAATTCAATGGTTCCAGAACCACCTGTTCCAATGCACTATTCGAGGGACGGTTGGATACAACGAGAAAGAATCCTTAGTATGTTACCCGGAAACCATAATTTTTCAGTTATTCCTGATAATTCAGCTTCCCAATCAATGCACATGATGCAGCCAGTCGATTGTTCAAAGGAGATGATTCTAGATGATTACGCAACGGGCgtcggtggtggcggcggcggcggtggtgacagTGGCGGCTCTGACGGTGGTCAGTTGAAAAGAACAGCGGCGGCATTGACTACACCTAAACAGCCAAGAGCTAAGAAGCCAAAGAAAGCACCAGCACCACCTTTACCAAAACAAATCGGGAATACCTCTGGTCAACGGTCAAAGTCAATGAAGAGAAGTATGGATGTGGTGATTAACGGAATTGATATGGATATTTCCGGTATCCCAATACCTGTTTGCTCGTGCACCGGGGTCCCACAACAATGTTACAGATGGGGCTGTGGCGGGTGGCAGTCGGCTTGTTGCACAACCACCATATCAATGTATCCACTTCCGATGAGCACCAAACGTCGTGGGGCTCGGATTGCTGGTAGGAAGATGAGTCAAGGTGCGTTTAAGAAGGTTCTGGAGAAACTTGCATCCGAAGGCTATAATTTTGCTAATGCAATTGACTTGAGGGCTCACTGGGCAAAACATGGTACCAACAAGTTTGTCACCATCAGGTAG
- the LOC110911316 gene encoding uncharacterized protein LOC110911316 isoform X1, whose protein sequence is MLPSTTMNILKIHGCYRPQPKVSQYSHNSRLCNASSASILSHPQFPISKTDSKLKRIRVSEIGAPLWTWKDDEEENTRSSDDLTMNGDVYQKTLRLVECSMFAALGGLTYILSSSLAIENYFGCFFALPIVFSSMRWDIVAGRKTMVATATLLLVLAGPIKAITYLLMHGFLGLAMGSLWRSKASWGVSVLVSALVRAAGAMCYVVMYSFLIRENILALITINIHASVTFILSSFGFLVIPSMNIIYAIFGTVLLLNCSFFVFLLHLLYALFFTRLGMKASLRLPKWFAKAI, encoded by the exons ATGCTTCCTTCAACAACCATGAACATTCTTAAAATTCATGGTTGTTATCGTCCCCAACCGAAAGTTTCTCAATATTCTCATAACTCCAGACTCTGCAATGCCTCATCAGCCTCAATACTTTCTCACCCCCAATTTCCCATTTCTAAAACCGATTCAAAGCTAAAAAGGATTCGGGTTTCGGAAATTGGAGCTCCGTTATGGACATGGAAAGACGATGAAGAAGAAAACACGCGTTCTTCTGATGACTTGACGATGAACGGAGATGTTTATCAGAAGACGTTGAGGTTGGTTGAATGTTCTATGTTTGCTGCTCTTGGTGGATTAACATATATTTTAAGCAGCTCTCTTGCGATTGAG AACTACTTTGGTTGTTTCTTTGCCTTGCCCATAGTGTTCTCGTCAATGAGATGGGATATTGTTGCTGGCCGAAAGACTATG GTGGCAACCGCTACGCTTTTGCTTGTCTTGGCTGGCCCGATAAAAGCCATAACTTACCTG CTAATGCATGGTTTTCTTGGTCTTGCCATGGGCTCTTTGTGGAGGTCAAAAGCAAGTTGGGGTGTTTCTGTGCTTGTGAGCGCACTT GTTCGAGCCGCAGGTGCAATGTGCTATGTTGTGATGTACTCATTTTTAATCAGAGAGAACATCCTTGCTTTG ATTACCATAAACATTCATGCCTCAGTCACATTTATCCTATCATCCTTTGGCTTCTTGGTAATTCCATCCATGAATATAATATACGCCATTTTTGGGACAGTG CTTTTACTTAATTGCAGTTTCTTTGTGTTCCTGCTACATCTTCTGTATGCCCTCTTCTTTACAAGGCTTGGAATGAAGGCTTCCTTGAGATTACCGAAATGGTTCGCTAAAGCCATTTGA